One stretch of Pseudomonas azotoformans DNA includes these proteins:
- a CDS encoding ABC transporter permease, translating to MFPESFTFSIADWVNGWVDSLVTNYGDVFRHISDTLLWAIVNLEGLLRAAPWWLMLAIVGAVAWHATRKVVTTAVIVGLLFLVGAVGLWDKLMQTLALMMVATVISVLIGIPLGILSARSNRLRSVLMPLLDIMQTMPSFVYLIPVLMLFGLGKVPAIFATVIYAAPPLIRLTDLGIRQVDGEVMEAINAFGANRWQQLFGVQLPLALPSIMAGINQTTMMALSMVVIASMIGARGLGEDVLVGIQTLNVGRGLEAGLAIVILAVVIDRITQAYGRPRHEASK from the coding sequence ATGTTTCCTGAGAGTTTTACGTTTTCCATCGCCGACTGGGTCAACGGTTGGGTGGACTCACTGGTCACCAACTACGGCGATGTGTTCCGGCACATTTCCGACACCTTGCTATGGGCCATCGTCAACCTGGAAGGGTTGCTGCGCGCAGCGCCCTGGTGGCTGATGCTGGCCATTGTCGGCGCCGTCGCCTGGCACGCTACCCGCAAGGTGGTGACCACGGCGGTGATCGTCGGCCTGCTGTTCCTGGTGGGCGCGGTTGGCCTGTGGGACAAGCTGATGCAGACCCTGGCCTTGATGATGGTCGCCACCGTGATCTCGGTGCTGATCGGCATTCCGCTGGGCATCTTGTCGGCGCGTAGCAATCGCCTGCGTTCGGTGTTGATGCCGCTGCTCGACATCATGCAGACCATGCCGAGTTTCGTGTACCTGATCCCGGTGCTGATGCTGTTCGGCCTGGGCAAGGTCCCGGCGATTTTCGCCACGGTGATCTACGCCGCGCCGCCGCTGATCCGCCTCACAGACCTTGGCATCCGCCAAGTCGACGGCGAAGTCATGGAAGCCATCAACGCCTTCGGTGCCAACCGTTGGCAGCAACTGTTCGGCGTGCAACTGCCGCTGGCGTTGCCGAGCATCATGGCCGGTATCAACCAGACCACCATGATGGCGCTGTCGATGGTGGTGATCGCCTCGATGATCGGCGCCCGTGGCTTGGGTGAAGACGTCCTCGTCGGCATCCAGACCCTCAACGTTGGGCGTGGCCTTGAGGCCGGCCTGGCGATCGTGATTCTCGCAGTGGTCATCGACCGCATTACCCAGGCCTATGGTCGTCCACGGCATGAGGCGAGCAAATGA